GGGCCGGGGTTTCAACGCCGGTGTCGACATCAAGGAGATGCAGAACACCGAGGGCTTCGACGCCCTGATCGGCGCGAACAAGGGCTGCTTCGCCGCTTTCGCGGCCGTCTACGACTGCCCGGTGCCGGTCATCAGCGCCGTCCACGGCTTCTGCGTCGGGGGCGGCATCGGCCTCGTCGGCAACTCCGACGTGATCGTGGCCTCCGACGACGCCTTCTTCGGGCTGCCCGAGGTCGACCGCGGCGCCCTCGGCGCCGCCACCCACCTCTCACGCCTCGTGCCCCAGCACAAGATGCGCGAGATGGTCTACACCTCGGCCAACGCCACCGCCGCCGAGCTGCACGCCTGGGGATCGGTGGCCCGCGTGGTGCCCCGCGACGAGCTCCTCGCCGCCGCCCTCGAGATCGCCGGCACCATCGCCGCCAAGTCGCCCACGGTCATCCGTGCCGCCAAGGAGAGCCTCAACGGGATCGACCTGTGGGACGTCAAGCGCAGCTACCGGTTCGAGCAGGGGTTCACGTTCGAGCTCAACCTGAGCGGCGTGTCCGACGAGCTGCGTGACGACTTCGTGGAGCACGGCCACACGAGCGCCTCCGGCCAGTCGGCCGGCACCGACACCGACCCGAAGGAGAGCTGATGGCCGCTGCGCCGAGGACCAAGCGCATGACCGAGGACGAGGCGATCGCCACCCTCGCCGACGGCATGACGATCGGGATCGGCGGCTGGGGCAGCCGCCGCAAGCCCATGTCGCTCGTCAGGGCCCTCCTGCGCAGCGACCTCACCGACCTCACCGTCGTCAGCTACGGCGGTCCGGACGTGGGCCTCCTCTGCGCCGCCGGCAAGGTCCGCAAACTGGTCTACGGCTTCGTGTCGCTCGACTCGATCGCCCTCGAGCCCCACTTCCGGGCCGCCCGCCAGAACGGCACCATCGCCGAGGTCGTCGAGTACGACGAGGGGATGCTCCAGTGGGGCCTCTACGCGGCGTCGCTACGCCTGCCCTTCCTCCCGACCCGCGCCGGACTCGGTTCCGACGTCGTGAAGAACTCGCCCGACCTGCGCACCGTCACCAGCCCGTACGCCGACGGCGAGGAGCTCCTGGCGGTCCCCGCGCTGCACCTCGACGCCGCGCTCGTGCACCTCAACCGGTCCGACGAGCGCGGCAACGCCCAGTTCCTCGGGCCCGACCTGTACTTCGACGACCTGTTCCTGGCCGCCGCCACGCCGGGTCGGCGGTTCCTGTCGGTCGAGAAGGTCGTCCCCACCTCCGAGCTGCTCGAGAACGGCACCTTCCACACCATGAAGGTCAACCGGTCGATGGTCGACGGCGTGATCGAGGCCCCCAACGGGGCCCACTTCACCAACTGCCAGCCCGACTACGAGCGCGACGAGGCATTCCAGAAGGAGTACGCCACCGCCGCCGGCGACCCGGAGGCGTGGGCGGCCTTCGTCGACACCTACCTCTCCGGCTCCGAGGCCGACTACCAGCAGGCGGTGCAGAACCGATGAGCGATGCCAGTCCCACCACCGAGCGGGTCACCCTGGCCGAGATCTGCGTCGCCGCGCTGGCCGACGCCTTCGTCGGCGACGGCGAGATCTTCGCGTCGGGGATGGGGACCATCCCCATGCTCGGCGCCCGTCTGGCCCGGGCCACCGCCGAGCCCGACCTGCTCATCAGCGACGGCGAGGCGTTCTTCGTGGCCAACGACCTGGCCATCGGCGGCACCGACAAGGAGATCGAGGGGTGGGTGCCGTTCCGCAGCGTCTTCGACACGCTCTGGGGCGGTCGCCGCCACGTCATCATGGGCGCCAGCCAGATCGACGCCCACGGCAACCAGAACATCGCCAACATCGGCCCGTGGGCCAAGCCGAAGGCGCAGCTGCTCGGCGTGCGCGGTGGCCCCGGCAACACCATCAACCACACCACCACCTACTTCGTGCCGAAACACAGCGACCGGGTGTTCGTCGAGAAGGTCGACACCGTGTCGGGTGTGGGCTACGACCGCGCCGCCGAGCTCGGCGAGTGGGTGCGCGCCCACCACGAGATCCGTCGGGTCGTGACCAACCTGGCGGTGCTCGACTTCGCGTCCCCCGACCACCGCATGCGCCTCGCCTCGGTGCATCCTGGGGTGACCGTCGACGACGTGGTCGCCGCCACCGGGTTCACCCTCGTCATCGACGGCACCGTGCCCGAGACCCGGCTGCCCACCGCCGAGGAGCTGCGGATCCTCCGCGAGGTCCTCGATCCCCGGGGCTTCCGGGAACGGGAACTGCCGAGCTGAGACCGGAGACCCC
This is a stretch of genomic DNA from Acidimicrobiales bacterium. It encodes these proteins:
- a CDS encoding enoyl-CoA hydratase family protein, with the protein product MGIDVTVHDDGIAEVVQDCPPVNALTVAEWFQLADEVRRLGDDRAVRAVVLRAEGRGFNAGVDIKEMQNTEGFDALIGANKGCFAAFAAVYDCPVPVISAVHGFCVGGGIGLVGNSDVIVASDDAFFGLPEVDRGALGAATHLSRLVPQHKMREMVYTSANATAAELHAWGSVARVVPRDELLAAALEIAGTIAAKSPTVIRAAKESLNGIDLWDVKRSYRFEQGFTFELNLSGVSDELRDDFVEHGHTSASGQSAGTDTDPKES
- a CDS encoding acyl CoA--acetate/3-ketoacid CoA transferase subunit alpha; translated protein: MAAAPRTKRMTEDEAIATLADGMTIGIGGWGSRRKPMSLVRALLRSDLTDLTVVSYGGPDVGLLCAAGKVRKLVYGFVSLDSIALEPHFRAARQNGTIAEVVEYDEGMLQWGLYAASLRLPFLPTRAGLGSDVVKNSPDLRTVTSPYADGEELLAVPALHLDAALVHLNRSDERGNAQFLGPDLYFDDLFLAAATPGRRFLSVEKVVPTSELLENGTFHTMKVNRSMVDGVIEAPNGAHFTNCQPDYERDEAFQKEYATAAGDPEAWAAFVDTYLSGSEADYQQAVQNR
- a CDS encoding CoA-transferase; protein product: MSDASPTTERVTLAEICVAALADAFVGDGEIFASGMGTIPMLGARLARATAEPDLLISDGEAFFVANDLAIGGTDKEIEGWVPFRSVFDTLWGGRRHVIMGASQIDAHGNQNIANIGPWAKPKAQLLGVRGGPGNTINHTTTYFVPKHSDRVFVEKVDTVSGVGYDRAAELGEWVRAHHEIRRVVTNLAVLDFASPDHRMRLASVHPGVTVDDVVAATGFTLVIDGTVPETRLPTAEELRILREVLDPRGFRERELPS